One genomic window of Sphingobacterium oryzagri includes the following:
- a CDS encoding ABC1 kinase family protein — MYGIYKIKRVGQILRILSKHGFEEIISRSNIDRIIPDSVLLWNTHTRRIFQEDFNVRVRLAIEELGPTFIKLGQLLSSRADIIPSDLRQELVKLQDDVPAEPINLAEKIAQSLEIDISEHFAAIAEQPMAAASIAQVYKATLIDGKEVILKVKREGINPTIHADLDFILDLVKLLRSKYEIIQKINLYEIVQSFANSLRGELSFTNELNNMERFRRNFRGNNQVYVPKTYRNYSNDEILCMEFIEGVKLNDLDGLAGYKLTPKSILQNCLDLYLEQVLQHGFFHADPHPGNVLVNRRGQIVFIDFGSMGFMIPHDRDIIEAMVINFLMNDAKDLIRNIKKLAVVHDIEDERQLERDAYEIFQMIEENALEDIDIAIMLYKLNKILQYNSILLPDFVYLLLRGVSILEGTGRQLDAALNIPESIGPFAKKIAEQKMSAAYIKKQLLEKSKFIKEILTEVPQDLITLLEKTKSDKLTLNHKIQEFDHMQLIFHRIGNKFLLSILAMTFGVGASILAHGRVGYLLWGMPILSWLGFIVSFILSGTLLIYLIRSK, encoded by the coding sequence ATGTATGGTATCTACAAAATAAAACGTGTAGGGCAGATACTTCGTATCTTGTCTAAGCATGGATTCGAAGAAATTATTTCCAGATCCAATATCGATCGTATCATTCCCGATAGCGTATTGCTATGGAATACCCATACGCGGCGCATTTTTCAAGAGGATTTTAACGTAAGGGTTCGTTTAGCAATTGAGGAGCTTGGCCCTACCTTTATCAAACTGGGACAGTTACTGAGCAGTCGGGCAGATATTATCCCGAGCGATTTAAGACAGGAATTGGTGAAACTGCAGGACGATGTGCCGGCAGAACCGATCAATCTTGCCGAGAAAATAGCACAATCGCTTGAAATCGATATCTCGGAGCATTTTGCCGCCATTGCCGAACAGCCGATGGCAGCAGCATCTATTGCGCAGGTATATAAAGCGACCTTGATAGATGGCAAAGAAGTAATACTAAAAGTGAAGCGGGAGGGAATTAATCCCACTATTCATGCCGATCTTGATTTTATCCTTGACTTGGTGAAGCTTCTACGAAGCAAATACGAGATCATCCAAAAAATTAACCTTTATGAAATTGTCCAGTCGTTTGCCAACTCACTACGTGGCGAGCTGTCTTTTACAAACGAGCTAAACAACATGGAGCGTTTTCGGCGCAATTTTCGGGGGAATAATCAAGTATACGTTCCAAAGACGTATCGCAATTACTCGAATGACGAAATTTTGTGCATGGAGTTTATCGAAGGGGTCAAGCTTAACGATCTTGACGGGCTCGCCGGATATAAACTAACGCCGAAATCTATTTTACAAAATTGTCTAGATCTCTACCTGGAGCAGGTGCTGCAGCATGGTTTTTTTCATGCCGACCCGCATCCGGGCAATGTATTGGTGAATCGCCGCGGACAAATTGTATTTATCGATTTTGGCTCTATGGGCTTTATGATTCCGCACGACCGCGATATTATCGAAGCGATGGTAATCAATTTTTTGATGAACGATGCTAAAGATCTGATCCGAAACATCAAGAAGCTCGCTGTCGTGCACGATATTGAAGATGAGCGACAACTGGAGCGCGATGCGTACGAAATCTTTCAAATGATCGAAGAAAATGCATTAGAGGATATCGATATAGCGATTATGCTATATAAGCTCAACAAGATATTACAGTACAACAGTATTTTGCTTCCAGATTTTGTATACCTCTTGCTCCGTGGCGTCTCCATCTTGGAAGGCACGGGCAGACAATTGGATGCTGCGCTGAATATCCCGGAAAGTATAGGGCCTTTTGCAAAAAAGATTGCCGAGCAAAAAATGTCGGCCGCGTATATCAAAAAGCAATTGCTGGAAAAAAGCAAGTTTATCAAAGAGATTTTGACCGAAGTGCCACAAGACCTGATCACGTTACTCGAGAAAACAAAATCTGATAAGCTCACGCTGAATCATAAAATACAGGAATTTGACCATATGCAATTGATTTTTCATCGCATCGGTAACAAATTTCTACTGTCGATATTGGCCATGACCTTCGGCGTCGGCGCAAGTATTTTGGCGCACGGTCGCGTTGGCTACCTGCTTTGGGGCATGCCCATTCTTTCCTGGCTCGGCTTTATTGTTAGCTTTATACTTTCGGGAACGTTGCTTATCTACTTGATTCGTAGCAAATAA
- a CDS encoding alpha/beta hydrolase has product MRVIILFITALGSIVSLYAQENAYKTLENIAYVSAPESDYQRDQCKMDIHYPSAGGKKPIILWFHGGGLTGGRKEIPSFLKEKGFVIVGVGYRFAPQVKVDDIIKDAAKAVSFIVKNADKYHGDNQQIFVSGHSAGGYLALMIALNKQYLQQENYDADKLAGIISFSGQAVTHFTARKEKGIDEKQPTIDEFAPLYWVRKDAPPIVLLSGDRELELLGRYEENAYLKRMLDIVGHPYVKLVELGGYNHDMVYPGLPVMLNEVQHLLKAKK; this is encoded by the coding sequence ATGAGAGTTATAATTTTATTTATTACAGCGTTGGGAAGCATAGTCTCGCTGTATGCACAGGAAAATGCCTACAAAACTTTGGAAAACATAGCCTATGTCTCGGCGCCGGAATCAGACTATCAGCGTGATCAATGTAAAATGGATATCCATTATCCAAGTGCTGGGGGTAAAAAACCGATTATTTTATGGTTTCATGGCGGCGGATTGACGGGCGGACGCAAAGAGATACCAAGCTTTTTGAAAGAAAAAGGATTTGTGATTGTGGGGGTAGGTTATCGGTTTGCACCACAGGTAAAAGTTGATGATATCATCAAAGATGCAGCAAAAGCGGTGTCTTTTATCGTGAAAAATGCCGACAAATACCATGGCGATAATCAACAGATTTTCGTTTCCGGGCATTCCGCCGGAGGCTACCTTGCGCTGATGATTGCTCTAAATAAGCAGTATCTTCAACAGGAAAACTATGATGCCGATAAACTGGCGGGTATTATTTCGTTTAGCGGACAAGCTGTGACGCATTTTACCGCGCGAAAAGAAAAAGGGATCGATGAGAAACAGCCCACGATTGATGAATTTGCGCCACTGTATTGGGTACGGAAAGATGCACCGCCCATCGTCTTATTGTCTGGAGATCGGGAACTTGAATTACTGGGGAGATACGAAGAGAATGCTTACCTAAAACGCATGTTGGATATCGTGGGGCACCCGTATGTTAAGCTGGTAGAATTAGGCGGCTACAATCATGACATGGTGTATCCGGGTTTACCCGTTATGCTGAATGAAGTCCAGCATTTATTAAAAGCCAAGAAATAA
- a CDS encoding sugar O-acetyltransferase: MKSSKEKMIAGEVYQAMGKELFEERQYAKEQLYTYNNLEPSKIKQRNQLLKKLFGASTNLFFIEPPFRCDYGYNIFLGDNFYANFNLTILDCAPVKIGDNVMIGPNVSLFTAGHPIHHEPRTAGWEYAKPITIEDNVWIGGNTVVNPGVTIGKNTVIGAGSVVTKDIPENVVAVGNPCRVIRNITENDKLYYYKDERMPEAAD, encoded by the coding sequence ATGAAATCATCCAAAGAGAAAATGATTGCTGGCGAGGTGTACCAAGCAATGGGCAAAGAGCTTTTCGAGGAGCGACAATATGCCAAAGAGCAATTATATACATACAACAATTTGGAACCATCCAAAATCAAACAGCGCAACCAGTTGTTAAAAAAACTATTTGGTGCCAGTACCAATCTGTTTTTTATTGAGCCGCCATTTCGCTGTGATTATGGATACAACATCTTCTTAGGCGATAATTTTTACGCTAATTTTAACCTAACTATTCTAGATTGTGCACCTGTGAAAATTGGTGATAATGTGATGATTGGGCCAAATGTATCGCTATTTACAGCCGGGCATCCTATTCATCACGAACCGCGCACGGCCGGTTGGGAATATGCCAAGCCTATCACGATCGAGGACAACGTATGGATTGGCGGTAATACTGTCGTTAATCCTGGTGTCACGATTGGTAAAAATACCGTTATTGGAGCTGGCTCTGTGGTCACCAAAGACATTCCCGAAAATGTCGTTGCCGTAGGTAACCCCTGTCGCGTCATCCGGAACATTACTGAAAACGATAAGTTATACTATTACAAAGACGAGCGCATGCCCGAAGCGGCAGATTAG
- a CDS encoding glycosyltransferase family 4 protein translates to MKIAYISTYTPRLCGIATFTKDLLAAMEYNDNQQVLEQHVFAVSDSVNVYDYPMEVVFEIAQQRHADYVGAAKIMNSGGYDLCVLEHEYGIYGGNSGVYILSLLHKLTIPVVVNLHTVLDNPSADEREILKSIAAKADKLVVMSAYAVDILQEVYHIPLAKIVVIPHGVPHFPNDQQTAKALLGLADKKILLTFGFLGHSKGIDLVLRALPSVLAAAPDLVYLIVGKTHPSIVQQEGEVYRQQLENLVDELGIAAQVQFVDQFVDEEGLTNYLSACDAYITPYRNEAQMTSGTLAYAVGAGAAVVSTPYWHAKELLKDGRGLFVDFEDTKSIAATLQRLFTDAAYLKEVRQRVAHEKHRLSWKKLASNYRETFMQVRQDYLFSDDSLAAERYTMPPMDMQHIRRLTNQVGIVQHATYATPNHHHGYCLDDNARALILALMLGKEQWTTELDELVSVYISYIYYAQREDGLFKNFMSFDNRFLEEIGSEDAFGRAIWALGYLVASRSKESYKQIGKEMFMRAVPHFKTFRSLRAVAYVVLGLTHYLEEQPQNKELRAELQTLVSFMMAEYRSNSDTNWHWFEKIVSYDNAILPLAMFRAHRFLQDESLAEVALATAGFLDRILFRDGNLSLIGNEGWYQEAGIFAQFGQQPIEVYSTMLLYEAWYSFTDNAHYLDRIKTTYEWFLGNNDLHLSLYDAESGGCCDGLEAYGVNRNQGAESSITFWLASAHMQRALAAYPALQSSFNKSLRLTVA, encoded by the coding sequence ATGAAAATAGCTTATATCAGTACCTATACACCACGCCTGTGCGGGATCGCGACGTTTACTAAAGATTTACTTGCCGCAATGGAATACAACGACAATCAGCAGGTGCTCGAGCAGCACGTATTTGCTGTTTCGGATAGCGTCAACGTTTACGATTATCCGATGGAAGTGGTGTTTGAAATTGCGCAGCAGCGGCATGCTGACTATGTAGGCGCTGCAAAAATCATGAATAGCGGTGGCTATGATCTTTGTGTGCTCGAGCATGAGTATGGCATTTACGGTGGAAATAGCGGGGTGTATATTTTGTCTTTACTGCATAAGTTAACTATTCCGGTAGTCGTCAATCTGCATACCGTGTTGGATAATCCATCGGCTGATGAACGCGAAATTCTAAAGTCGATTGCCGCAAAAGCCGACAAACTCGTCGTGATGTCTGCCTATGCGGTAGATATTTTGCAAGAGGTATACCACATTCCGTTAGCGAAGATCGTGGTCATACCGCATGGCGTGCCTCATTTTCCTAACGATCAACAAACGGCTAAAGCATTATTGGGCTTAGCTGATAAGAAAATCTTGCTCACCTTCGGCTTTCTTGGTCACAGCAAAGGTATAGATTTGGTTTTACGCGCACTTCCATCCGTACTGGCTGCGGCGCCGGATTTAGTCTATTTAATCGTTGGAAAAACGCATCCATCGATCGTACAGCAAGAGGGTGAGGTGTATCGGCAGCAATTAGAAAATCTGGTTGATGAACTAGGAATCGCGGCGCAGGTGCAGTTTGTAGATCAATTTGTAGACGAAGAGGGCTTGACAAATTACCTTTCGGCCTGCGATGCATATATCACGCCTTATCGTAATGAAGCACAGATGACGAGTGGAACCTTAGCCTACGCTGTTGGCGCGGGAGCTGCTGTGGTGTCGACACCGTATTGGCATGCCAAGGAATTGTTGAAAGATGGGCGTGGACTGTTTGTCGATTTTGAAGATACGAAGAGCATTGCGGCAACCTTGCAACGCTTGTTTACTGACGCTGCGTATCTTAAAGAGGTAAGACAGCGCGTGGCGCACGAGAAGCATCGCTTATCCTGGAAAAAACTTGCGTCCAACTATCGCGAAACTTTTATGCAGGTAAGACAGGATTACCTGTTTTCCGACGATAGTTTAGCTGCCGAGCGGTACACCATGCCGCCAATGGATATGCAGCATATCCGCAGGTTAACCAATCAGGTCGGAATTGTGCAACACGCGACTTATGCTACGCCAAATCATCATCATGGCTATTGTCTGGATGACAATGCGCGCGCTTTGATCCTGGCACTCATGCTAGGGAAGGAGCAATGGACGACTGAACTGGACGAATTGGTATCAGTTTACATTAGCTATATTTATTACGCCCAGCGTGAAGACGGATTGTTTAAGAATTTTATGAGCTTTGATAACCGCTTTCTAGAAGAAATCGGTTCTGAAGATGCTTTCGGTCGTGCGATATGGGCCTTAGGCTACCTCGTCGCTTCGAGAAGTAAGGAAAGTTATAAACAGATCGGCAAAGAGATGTTTATGCGCGCTGTGCCACACTTTAAGACCTTTCGCTCCCTGCGCGCAGTGGCTTACGTGGTACTCGGCTTGACGCATTACCTGGAAGAGCAGCCGCAAAACAAGGAACTCCGTGCGGAGCTGCAAACCTTGGTGTCGTTTATGATGGCAGAATACCGAAGTAACAGCGATACCAATTGGCATTGGTTTGAAAAAATAGTATCCTACGATAACGCCATTCTTCCGTTAGCGATGTTTCGCGCGCATCGATTCTTGCAGGATGAATCGCTTGCGGAAGTGGCATTGGCTACCGCAGGTTTTCTAGACCGTATTTTGTTTCGTGATGGCAATTTGTCACTGATAGGCAACGAAGGATGGTATCAGGAAGCGGGCATTTTTGCACAATTCGGACAGCAACCTATCGAAGTATATTCGACTATGTTGCTGTATGAAGCGTGGTATAGCTTTACCGATAATGCACATTATCTAGACCGTATAAAAACCACTTACGAATGGTTTTTGGGTAACAACGACTTACACTTATCGCTTTACGATGCCGAATCGGGCGGATGTTGCGACGGGCTCGAGGCTTATGGAGTAAACAGAAATCAGGGAGCCGAAAGCAGTATCACGTTTTGGTTAGCGAGCGCGCATATGCAGCGCGCTCTGGCAGCTTACCCGGCGTTACAAAGCTCGTTTAACAAATCGTTGAGATTGACCGTTGCATAG
- a CDS encoding glycoside hydrolase family 130 protein, giving the protein MSVQVERKPIIFSPDSKRVLARFFQLSEERSIKIINRIIGLPRHRQTELLHQILRNFSKRHRSVVSILEKNFKRVAPMIKKLHLSDQEITYKERLIIGAYFTMEYSIEAAAFFNPSIVEDVDQSQLREGEKRIILSFRATGEGHVSSIVFRSGIIDKNLDIQLDEVGRLLEKPKQIKSHQYEKSDFIAKLSALHAPEEEMLAIIEKKLAENFTYEELRKFIKEIKEENTLSVDSDTLANQMQWLASSHYEMSYSLDTAISERVIFPIAETEIRGIEDARFVKFTDEKGRITYYATYTAYDGFSILPKLLSTKDFINFKVQPINGKIANKGAALFPRKINGKYAMLCRVDGENNYISFSDNITNWHEDIILLSEPQEPWEFIQLGNCGSPIETEKGWLMITHSVGPMRMYTLSATLLDLEDPTKIIGRLKHPILSPNAAEREGYVPNVVYSCGQMVHNGHLIIPYALSDYASTYATVNLNDLLNELCNAG; this is encoded by the coding sequence ATGTCTGTACAAGTAGAGCGAAAACCGATCATTTTTAGTCCCGATTCTAAAAGAGTATTAGCCCGATTCTTCCAATTAAGTGAAGAACGATCCATAAAAATCATCAACCGTATTATTGGTCTGCCACGGCACCGCCAAACCGAGTTGCTTCATCAAATTTTACGGAATTTTTCTAAAAGACATCGTAGCGTGGTTTCCATCTTGGAAAAAAACTTTAAGCGCGTGGCGCCGATGATTAAAAAATTACACCTTAGCGATCAGGAAATCACCTATAAAGAACGCTTGATTATCGGTGCCTATTTTACCATGGAATATTCTATAGAAGCCGCCGCTTTCTTCAACCCTTCTATCGTGGAAGATGTAGACCAGTCGCAACTTCGCGAAGGTGAAAAACGCATTATCCTGAGTTTCCGTGCTACCGGTGAAGGCCACGTCTCGTCGATTGTTTTCCGTTCAGGTATTATTGATAAAAACCTGGATATCCAACTGGATGAAGTAGGCCGGCTTTTGGAAAAACCAAAACAAATCAAGAGCCATCAATACGAAAAGAGCGATTTTATCGCAAAACTATCTGCATTGCACGCCCCGGAAGAAGAGATGCTGGCTATCATTGAGAAAAAGTTGGCCGAAAACTTTACGTATGAGGAGCTTCGTAAATTTATCAAAGAAATAAAAGAGGAAAACACGCTCAGCGTAGACAGCGACACGCTGGCCAATCAAATGCAATGGTTAGCCTCATCACACTACGAAATGAGCTATTCGCTTGATACGGCAATTTCTGAACGCGTTATCTTCCCTATTGCAGAAACCGAAATACGCGGAATCGAAGACGCCCGGTTTGTGAAATTTACCGATGAAAAAGGACGAATCACCTATTACGCCACGTACACCGCTTATGATGGGTTTTCTATTTTACCCAAACTGCTTTCTACCAAAGATTTTATCAATTTTAAAGTGCAACCTATCAATGGCAAGATAGCCAATAAAGGAGCAGCACTCTTCCCACGCAAAATAAACGGTAAATATGCGATGTTATGCCGGGTAGATGGAGAGAACAACTATATATCGTTTTCAGACAACATTACCAATTGGCATGAAGATATTATATTGCTTAGCGAACCACAAGAACCGTGGGAATTTATACAATTGGGTAATTGTGGATCGCCGATCGAGACAGAAAAAGGTTGGTTGATGATTACGCACAGCGTAGGCCCGATGCGCATGTACACGCTCAGCGCTACGCTGTTAGATCTCGAGGATCCGACAAAAATCATTGGCCGCTTGAAGCACCCTATCCTCTCGCCCAACGCAGCAGAGCGCGAAGGCTACGTACCAAATGTGGTATACTCTTGCGGACAGATGGTGCACAACGGCCATTTGATCATTCCTTATGCATTGTCTGACTATGCGTCGACCTATGCAACGGTCAATCTCAACGATTTGTTAAACGAGCTTTGTAACGCCGGGTAA
- a CDS encoding aminoacyl-histidine dipeptidase, whose amino-acid sequence MLEELEPKAVWTHFEALNAVPRASKNEDRVIQFMLDFGAGLGLEAVRDAVGNVIIRKPATAGMENRKTVVLQSHLDMVHQKNNDTQFDFDTQGIAMYIDSDWVRAAGTTLGADNGIGVAAIMGLLASSSIPHPTIEALFTIDEETGMTGAKGLQGGLLDGEILLNLDTEEDTEIDIGCAGGVDVTARLSYQAEEAAADAIFYRLTVKGLQGGHSGMEIHKGLGNANKILTRLLHRLEPLGLRLAAIDGGGLRNAIPREAVAIVAFAHTNEAGLQTTVASEVTAIQKELATVDPGLVIQLEETSQHPSTVLPLVTQSRLIRALYAVPNGVYRMSADFAGLVETSNNVARVSVNEGEIVIKCLTRSSVESSKVDLATAIKSCFELMDAEVTFSGEYPGWTPNPHSEILAVLKDTYTQLFGEEPAVEACHAGLECGILGTNYPAMDMISFGPTIKGAHSPQERVSISSVQKFWKFLLAVLNSTPSR is encoded by the coding sequence ATGTTAGAGGAATTAGAACCGAAGGCGGTTTGGACGCATTTTGAGGCGTTAAATGCGGTTCCGCGGGCTTCAAAAAACGAAGATCGTGTTATCCAGTTTATGCTAGATTTTGGTGCCGGACTAGGGCTGGAAGCGGTGCGTGACGCAGTCGGAAACGTGATTATCCGTAAGCCGGCGACTGCTGGAATGGAGAATCGGAAAACGGTTGTGCTGCAGTCGCACCTGGATATGGTACATCAAAAAAATAATGATACGCAATTTGACTTTGATACACAGGGTATTGCAATGTATATCGATTCCGACTGGGTTCGTGCTGCGGGCACTACGCTGGGCGCAGATAACGGGATAGGTGTGGCCGCCATTATGGGTTTGCTCGCCTCATCCAGCATTCCGCATCCGACCATCGAAGCTTTGTTTACCATTGATGAAGAAACGGGAATGACTGGTGCAAAAGGTTTGCAGGGCGGTCTCCTCGATGGCGAGATCTTATTAAATTTGGATACCGAAGAAGATACCGAGATTGATATCGGTTGTGCTGGCGGCGTAGATGTTACCGCACGTTTGTCGTACCAAGCGGAAGAAGCTGCTGCGGATGCCATCTTTTACCGTCTAACGGTCAAGGGATTGCAAGGCGGACACTCTGGAATGGAAATTCATAAAGGTTTAGGAAATGCTAACAAAATTTTAACGCGACTACTTCATCGCTTGGAGCCCTTGGGCTTACGCCTGGCAGCGATTGATGGTGGTGGCTTACGAAATGCGATTCCGCGCGAAGCGGTAGCAATTGTCGCTTTTGCACATACAAACGAAGCCGGATTGCAAACAACCGTCGCTAGCGAGGTAACAGCCATACAGAAAGAGTTAGCAACGGTAGATCCCGGTCTCGTTATCCAACTGGAAGAAACCTCGCAACATCCATCAACCGTATTGCCTTTGGTTACGCAAAGCCGACTCATCCGGGCGTTATATGCTGTACCAAATGGTGTGTATCGCATGAGTGCTGATTTCGCGGGGCTTGTGGAGACATCAAACAATGTGGCTCGGGTTTCGGTAAACGAGGGTGAGATCGTCATCAAATGTTTGACGCGCTCGTCAGTAGAATCGTCTAAGGTGGATTTGGCGACAGCAATAAAAAGCTGCTTCGAGCTGATGGATGCTGAGGTAACGTTTTCTGGTGAATATCCAGGTTGGACACCTAACCCACATTCAGAAATTTTAGCGGTATTGAAAGATACGTATACGCAATTGTTTGGCGAGGAGCCAGCTGTAGAGGCTTGTCATGCAGGTTTAGAGTGTGGTATCCTCGGTACCAACTATCCGGCGATGGATATGATCTCTTTCGGACCGACCATCAAAGGTGCGCATTCGCCGCAAGAGCGCGTGTCCATCTCTTCGGTACAAAAATTTTGGAAGTTTTTACTGGCTGTGCTGAACAGTACGCCAAGCCGCTAA
- a CDS encoding nitroreductase family protein translates to MSLLEDLQWRYATKKMNGVAVEQTKVDYITEAARLAPTSSGLHPFRVIEITDPALKAKIQPIAYNQSQIVDASHLLVFAAYDEYTKERVDTVFEQQENERGLPKGFADDYKNQLFSKFQQQTTQQHFEHAARQAYIGFGLAIAAAAEQKVDATPMEGFDSAALDQLLDLASFGLKSVTILALGYRDNENDWLVNLKKVRFAKEDFVLNLS, encoded by the coding sequence ATGAGCTTATTAGAAGATTTACAGTGGCGTTATGCTACAAAAAAGATGAATGGCGTAGCCGTAGAACAAACAAAAGTAGATTACATCACCGAGGCCGCACGCCTGGCGCCAACTTCATCGGGCTTGCACCCCTTTAGAGTGATTGAGATTACGGATCCGGCTTTAAAAGCTAAAATACAGCCGATAGCTTATAACCAAAGTCAAATCGTGGATGCGTCGCATTTGTTAGTTTTTGCTGCATACGATGAATACACCAAAGAACGCGTTGATACTGTTTTTGAACAACAGGAAAATGAGCGTGGTTTGCCTAAAGGATTTGCGGATGATTATAAAAACCAACTTTTTAGCAAGTTCCAACAACAAACGACGCAGCAACATTTCGAACATGCTGCCCGCCAGGCCTACATTGGTTTTGGTTTAGCCATAGCTGCTGCAGCCGAACAGAAAGTAGATGCCACACCGATGGAAGGTTTTGATAGCGCAGCGTTAGATCAATTGTTGGACTTAGCCAGTTTCGGTTTAAAATCAGTTACTATATTAGCTTTAGGCTACCGTGACAACGAAAACGATTGGTTGGTCAACCTGAAAAAAGTACGCTTCGCAAAAGAAGATTTTGTGCTTAATCTTAGCTAG
- a CDS encoding TetR/AcrR family transcriptional regulator, whose amino-acid sequence MGISERRLRQQEAIRQQIIAASWQIIDQEGWHALSIRRIADAIEYSVPVIYKHFENKEAIQEYFIKDGFNKLTQDLEAPAGLTVPHEERIRAIAASYWRFAASKTAHYRIMYSLGIPHCETVNSVAEMKRMSDIMRSAIEDLANDHDHQHINIYLKLKTFWSTLHGFISIELLSNNVIPDEPTPMFMDAIESFMFTLINKK is encoded by the coding sequence ATGGGCATCAGCGAACGTAGATTAAGGCAACAGGAAGCGATACGGCAACAAATTATTGCCGCATCCTGGCAAATCATCGATCAGGAGGGCTGGCATGCGCTTTCCATTCGTCGAATAGCCGACGCAATAGAATATAGTGTGCCTGTAATCTATAAGCATTTTGAAAACAAGGAGGCTATTCAGGAATATTTTATCAAAGACGGTTTTAACAAACTCACACAAGACCTGGAAGCGCCTGCAGGATTAACAGTGCCGCATGAGGAGCGCATTCGCGCCATTGCTGCTAGTTACTGGCGATTTGCAGCCAGCAAAACCGCGCATTACCGCATTATGTATAGTTTAGGCATACCACATTGTGAAACGGTAAACAGTGTCGCGGAGATGAAGCGGATGTCAGATATCATGCGCAGTGCAATTGAAGATTTGGCTAACGATCATGATCATCAACATATTAATATCTATCTGAAGCTTAAAACGTTTTGGTCGACACTTCATGGTTTTATTTCGATAGAGCTGTTATCCAATAATGTGATTCCGGACGAGCCTACGCCCATGTTCATGGATGCCATAGAGAGTTTTATGTTTACTTTAATTAATAAAAAATAA
- a CDS encoding patatin-like phospholipase family protein, protein MQIVRDQRKVSLVLGSGGARGITHIGVIQYLVEQGYVIDEIVGCSIGALVGAAYACDRVGELGEWMRTLTKAQVFRLMDFSNPRYGLLKGARILTTLHQVFDDVNIEDLPLKYTAVATDLEKEEEVLFFSGSIYDAIRASIAIPGVFTGVHYADRFLVDGGVLNPVPVNHVSKKDNIVIAVNLDGVPMKEIGMTAKLNPVGLLQESYYAMRRRLSTLSLACYPPDYTITVPHDSAGIWDFHRSNELIDMGYNLAQQALKA, encoded by the coding sequence ATGCAAATCGTTCGAGATCAACGAAAGGTATCTTTGGTACTGGGCAGCGGTGGGGCCCGCGGCATTACGCATATTGGCGTTATTCAATATCTTGTCGAACAAGGATACGTGATTGATGAAATTGTAGGATGTTCCATCGGAGCGCTGGTAGGCGCTGCATATGCCTGCGATCGCGTAGGGGAGCTAGGCGAATGGATGCGGACATTGACGAAAGCGCAAGTATTTCGATTGATGGATTTTTCCAATCCGCGCTACGGCTTGCTAAAAGGCGCCCGAATCTTGACGACATTGCATCAGGTTTTTGATGACGTGAATATTGAGGATCTTCCGCTGAAGTATACGGCGGTAGCGACAGATTTGGAGAAAGAAGAAGAGGTCTTGTTCTTTTCCGGTAGTATATATGATGCTATTCGCGCTTCTATTGCCATTCCTGGCGTATTTACGGGCGTGCATTATGCCGATCGTTTTCTGGTAGACGGTGGCGTGCTAAATCCGGTGCCGGTAAACCACGTTTCTAAAAAGGATAATATCGTCATCGCCGTCAATTTGGATGGTGTGCCTATGAAAGAAATAGGGATGACGGCGAAACTAAATCCCGTCGGCTTGTTGCAGGAATCGTACTACGCGATGCGCAGAAGATTAAGCACACTGAGTTTAGCTTGCTATCCACCGGATTATACCATCACTGTTCCGCATGATTCGGCTGGGATTTGGGATTTTCATCGGTCTAACGAACTGATCGATATGGGCTACAATTTGGCGCAGCAAGCCTTAAAAGCGTAA